One Phoenix dactylifera cultivar Barhee BC4 unplaced genomic scaffold, palm_55x_up_171113_PBpolish2nd_filt_p 001081F, whole genome shotgun sequence genomic region harbors:
- the LOC103718634 gene encoding pentatricopeptide repeat-containing protein At5g56310-like, with amino-acid sequence MSSIPPLRTTSKTLTPRAQRILHSLNTCTSPSQLLQIQAQILLHNLHPNTTIAASFIDTCRSLGHLPPAFALFSSLRRPHVFVCNTLIRAALLLPSSSSSSSPPPLLIYSHMLHSSVPPNNYTFPLLLKSLSDLRQGRMLHSQALRTGLSADVYVQNSLLNFYSSCVDMATCEQLFDEMPVKEVIAWTTMIAGYRNCGRPDEALIAFERMQFAGVQPNRVTMVNALTACASHGALEMGVWIHDYVRRSGWELDVILGTSLVDMYGKCGRVDAGVSVFSSMVERNVYTWNSLIGGLALAETGEEALRWFFRMEHEGVKPDAVTLIGVLCACSHAGLVEMGRRIFDWVVSGRYGFSPGVKHYGCMVDLLGRAGFLDAAVEFIERMPFKPNMVIWGSLLRGCRAHGDLRLSELAVKKLVELEPTNVAHYVLLSNLYAEMGRWRDAEEVRRLMKETGLRKDAGWSFTEGGDLVEECVG; translated from the coding sequence ATGTCCTCCATCCCTCCTCTTAGAACCACCTCCAAAACCCTCACCCCCAGAGCCCAAAGAATCCTCCACTCCCTCAACACCTGCACCTCCCCCTCCCAACTCCTCCAAATCCAAGCTCAAATCCTCCTCCACAACCTCCACCCCAACACCACCATCGCCGCCTCCTTCATCGACACCTGCCGCTCCCTCGGCCACCTCCCCCCCGCCTTcgccctcttctcctccctccgcCGCCCCCACGTCTTCGTCTGCAACACCCTCATCCGCGCggccctcctcctcccctcctcctcctcctcctcctcccctcccccccTCCTCATCTACTCCCACATGCTCCACTCCTCCGTCCCCCCCAACAACTACACCTTCCCCTTGCTCCTCAAGTCCCTCTCCGATCTCCGACAAGGCCGGATGCTCCATTCCCAGGCCCTAAGGACCGGCCTTTCCGCCGACGTCTACGTCCAAAACTCCCTGCTGAATTTCTACTCATCGTGCGTCGACATGGCGACGTGCGAGCAGCTGTTCGACGAAATGCCTGTGAAGGAAGTCATCGCCTGGACTACGATGATCGCGGGGTACAGGAATTGCGGCAGGCCTGACGAGGCCTTGATCGCCTTCGAGCGGATGCAGTTTGCTGGCGTGCAGCCGAACCGTGTCACCATGGTCAATGCTCTCACCGCGTGCGCCTCCCACGGCGCGCTTGAGATGGGCGTGTGGATTCATGACTACGTGAGGAGGAGCGGGTGGGAACTGGACGTGATCTTGGGGACTTCTTTGGTCGACATGTATGGCAAGTGTGGGAGGGTGGATGCTGGTGTGAGCGTTTTCTCGAGCATGGTGGAGAGGAATGTGTACACCTGGAATTCGCTTATAGGAGGGCTTGCATTGGCTGAGACTGGGGAGGAGGCATTGAGATGGTTCTTTAGGATGGAACACGAGGGAGTGAAACCCGACGCAGTTACTCTAATAGGAGTCTTGTGTGCTTGCAGCCATGCGGGGTTGGTGGAGATGGGCCGGCGAATCTTTGATTGGGTGGTGAGTGGAAGATACGGGTTTTCTCCCGGAGTAAAGCACTATGGATGCATGGTTGATCTTTTGGGACGTGCGGGCTTTCTCGATGCAGCAGTTGAATTCATAGAGAGGATGCCTTTCAAGCCTAATATGGTTATATGGGGGTCGCTGCTGAGAGGTTGTAGAGCTCATGGGGACTTGAGGTTGAGCGAGCTTGCAGTGAAGAAGCTTGTGGAGTTGGAGCCTACGAATGTTGCGCACTATGTCTTGCTGTCTAATTTGTATGCTGAGATGGGGAGGTGGAGGGATGCTGAGGAGGTGAGGAGGTTGATGAAGGAGACGGGTCTGAGGAAGGATGCTGGTTGGAGCTTTACGGAAGGCGGGGACCTTGTCGAAGAGTGTGTCGGATAG
- the LOC113463493 gene encoding pentatricopeptide repeat-containing protein At4g16390, chloroplastic-like, whose amino-acid sequence LLFLKPHYLHRNLPIPCSNPRPKPPLSLSLSARGFAASSSSGSSLTNPTTSFDWSDDENDGEDGTATAKSKKKTTTVDNKSRNLPPPYDPFSKKPVIEEPNGPSNLPEIFHKMRTEGLTNHAVKMFDALSKDGLTHEALELFSVIKDKGSMPDVVAHTAVIEAYANAGGHCKDTLRTFDRMLVSGVSPNAYTYTILIKGLTRDDKLPEAQKYLLEMIGKGMWPNAGTYQAVPESRAIATYVARKYKSSGPDLLREGALQESAMVDQWLEVEPHQYNPAIPTIVLQLIVIPMHGGLPLQQIIDDSVVEQRRSCPHLNAWWETGCRETCGQEGD is encoded by the exons ctcctcttcctaaaaccccaCTACCTCCACCGCAACCTCCCAATCCCTTGCTCTAACCCCAGGCCCAaacctcctctctccctctccctctccgccCGTGGCTTCgccgcctcttcctcctccggtTCCAGCTTGACCAACCCCACCACCTCCTTCGACTGGTCTGACGACGAGAATGACGGCGAGGACGGCACCGCCACCGCCAAGTCgaagaagaagacgacgacGGTCGACAACAAAAGCCGCAATCTTCCCCCACCCTACGATCCCTTCAGCAAGAAGCCGGTGATCGAGGAGCCCAACGGCCCGTCCAACCTCCCGGAGATCTTCCACAAGATGCGCACCGAGGGCCTCACCAACCATGCTGTCAAGATGTTCGACGCCCTGTCCAAGGACGGCCTCACCCACGAGGCCCTCGAGCTCTTCTCCGTCATCAAGGACAAGGGCTCGATGCCCGACGTCGTCGCCCACACCGCCGTCATCGAGGCCTATGCCAACGCTGGCGGCCACTGCAAGGACACCCTCCGCACCTTCGACCGCATGCTCGTCTCCGGCGTCTCCCCCAACGCCTACACCTACACCATCCTCATCAAGGGCCTCACGAGGGACGACAAGCTCCCCGAGGCCCAGAAGTACCTGCTGGAGATGATCGGCAAGGGGATGTGGCCCAACGCCGGCACCTAccaggccgtgccag AATCAAGAGCAATTGCAACATATGTGGCACGCAAGTACAAGTCCTCTGGTCCTGACCTCCTGAGGGAGGGTGCTTTGCAGGAGTCAGCAATGGTGGATCAATGGTTGGAAGTTGAGCCTCATCAATACAACCCAGCCATCCCTACTATTGTTCTCCAGTTGATTGTTATCCCCATGCATGGAGGGCTCCCTCTTCAGCAGATCATCGACGACAGCGTGGTGGAGCAGAGAAG ATCGTGCCCACATCTGAATGCATGGTGGGAGACTGGTTGTCGAGAGACCTGCGGTCAAGAAGGTGATTGA